CGGCGAGGGCGCGCGCGAGGTGCTGGCCCATGCTGCGGCGCTCGACGGCGTCGGCGAACGGCACGGCGTCGCCCGGCCGGTAGACGAAGCGGTGGGCGACGATCTCGTCGAGCGTGCGCGGCTGCGCGAGGAAGGCGAGCAGGCGCTCGTCGCGCGTCGCGATCACGCGCGCGAAGCGCTCGAGCCGCTCGAGGAACTCCGCGCGCTCGACGACGCCGACGTGGTGGAAGGTCGCGTACCAGCGCGCGTCGATCCGGCGCACTGCGTCGAGGCTGCGCTCGAAGTCGTCGAGCGAGCTCCAGGCGTCGCCGTAGTACGGGCCGAAGCTCGAGAGATCGATGTCGCCGAGGTAGAGGAGCGGCGGCTCGCCCGCCCCCTCGACGAGCAGGCAGCAGTGGCCGCGCGTGTGGCCCGGCGTGTGCACCGCCGTGATCGAGCGCCCGCCGAGGTCGAAGCGCGCGCCGTCGCGAAGCGGCTGCGCGTCGGGGCGCGGCGCGAAGTGGAAGCGCTCGACGACGGCGCGGCGCCACGGGCCCTCGACGTCGGGCGGGAAGCCGTAGAGCGCCATGAACGCGTCGAGCGACGCGAGTGCCGGCGCGTCGGCTTCGTGGAGCCGCACGGGGCGGTCGGCGAACAGGTCGAGCGCGGCGACGTGATCCTCGTGGCCGTGACTCAGGAGGCACCAGTCGACCTCGCCGCGGAGGACGTCGCCCTGCGGTCGTACGCCGAGCGACGGGTCGACGAGCACCGTCTCGCTGCGTCCTCGCACGAGGAGCGAGCGGCCGTCCGGGTAGCGTCCGCGCGCGGGTGCGACGAGCGCGATCGCGGGCCCGAAGCGCACCTCCTCGACGTCCCCGATTCCGCCCCCGCCTTCCATGTCGAGTAGGATACGCGCGCTCGCGGGAGGCCGGAGGAATCGATGGCGCGGCGGCACTGGCTCGTGAAGTCCGAGCCGTTCAAGTACGCGTGGGACGCGCTCGTCCGCGACGGGCGCACGCACTGGGACGGCGTGCGCAACTACGAGGCGCGCAACAACCTCGCCGCGATGGAGGTCGGCGACCTCGCCCTCTACTACCACTCGAACGAGGGCAAGGAGGTCGTCGGCGTCGCGCGCGTGTGCCGCGAGTCGTACCCGGACCCGACGAGCGACGACCCGCAGTGGGTCGTCGTCGACGTCGAGCCGCTCGTCGCGCTCGCGAAGCCGGTCGCGCTCGCGGCGATCAAGAAGGACCCGGCGCTCGCGGGCATGCAGCTCCTGCGCCGCTCGCGCCTGTCCGTCGTGCCCGTCGAGAAGGCCGAGTTCGAGCGCGTGCTCGCGCTCGGCGCAACGCGGCTCCCGAAGA
This Myxococcota bacterium DNA region includes the following protein-coding sequences:
- a CDS encoding MBL fold metallo-hydrolase — its product is MEGGGGIGDVEEVRFGPAIALVAPARGRYPDGRSLLVRGRSETVLVDPSLGVRPQGDVLRGEVDWCLLSHGHEDHVAALDLFADRPVRLHEADAPALASLDAFMALYGFPPDVEGPWRRAVVERFHFAPRPDAQPLRDGARFDLGGRSITAVHTPGHTRGHCCLLVEGAGEPPLLYLGDIDLSSFGPYYGDAWSSLDDFERSLDAVRRIDARWYATFHHVGVVERAEFLERLERFARVIATRDERLLAFLAQPRTLDEIVAHRFVYRPGDAVPFADAVERRSMGQHLARALADGRAREVEPGRFARRD
- a CDS encoding EVE domain-containing protein; translated protein: MARRHWLVKSEPFKYAWDALVRDGRTHWDGVRNYEARNNLAAMEVGDLALYYHSNEGKEVVGVARVCRESYPDPTSDDPQWVVVDVEPLVALAKPVALAAIKKDPALAGMQLLRRSRLSVVPVEKAEFERVLALGATRLPKTANGASRAKRGRASALGS